One genomic segment of Mycolicibacterium chubuense NBB4 includes these proteins:
- the nuoN gene encoding NADH-quinone oxidoreductase subunit NuoN, whose amino-acid sequence MNLPTPTVEYGLISPMLIVLGAAVLGVVVEAFLPARRRYAAQVTVSLAALVAAFVAVVLVTRDLHGGTGVNAVMGAVAIDRPALFLQGTILLVGVLGVLLIGERSIASGGGDRPERGLDAFTPQASAVAGSVAEQVATKAGVIQTEVFPLTMFAVGGMLLFPTANDLLTMFIALEVLSLPLYLLCGLSRRRRLESQESALKYFLLGAFSSAFFLYGAAMLYGYAGTLSLSGIAAAVSAGTGTTSLALIGIALLSVGVLFKVGAVPFHSWIPDVYQGAPTPITAFMAAGTKIAAFGAMLRLFYVALPELRADWRPVLWAIAILTMAVGTVTAVSQNDVKRMLAYSAVAHSGFILTGVIASNEAGLSSTLFYLFAYGFSTVGAFAVVSLVRDATGEEDTAMARWAGLGKRYPLVGVVFSLFLLAFAGIPLTSGFVSKFAVFKAAGEGGAIPLVVVGVIASAIAAYFYVRVIVLMFFTDRPDGAPVVVVPSALTTAVVTVTAAVTFALGALPQPLLDLANSASRFL is encoded by the coding sequence ATGAACCTGCCGACACCGACGGTCGAATACGGCCTGATCTCGCCCATGCTCATCGTGCTCGGCGCAGCGGTGCTCGGCGTGGTGGTGGAGGCTTTCCTGCCCGCGCGGCGGCGCTACGCCGCGCAGGTGACCGTGAGCCTTGCCGCGCTCGTCGCCGCGTTCGTCGCCGTGGTGCTGGTGACGCGGGACCTGCACGGCGGCACCGGCGTCAACGCCGTCATGGGCGCCGTCGCGATCGACAGGCCCGCGCTGTTCCTGCAGGGCACCATCCTGCTGGTGGGCGTGCTCGGTGTGCTGCTGATCGGCGAGCGCAGCATCGCCTCCGGCGGCGGGGACCGCCCCGAGCGCGGCCTCGACGCGTTCACCCCGCAGGCGTCCGCGGTCGCCGGCAGTGTCGCCGAGCAGGTCGCGACCAAGGCGGGGGTCATCCAGACCGAGGTGTTCCCGCTGACGATGTTCGCCGTCGGCGGCATGCTGCTGTTCCCCACCGCCAACGACCTGCTGACGATGTTCATCGCGTTGGAGGTGCTGTCGCTGCCGCTGTACCTGTTGTGCGGGCTGAGCCGGCGCCGGCGGCTCGAGTCTCAAGAGTCGGCGCTGAAATACTTTCTGCTGGGCGCCTTCTCGTCGGCGTTCTTCCTCTACGGCGCCGCCATGCTGTACGGCTACGCCGGCACGCTGAGCCTGTCGGGCATCGCCGCCGCGGTGTCCGCGGGCACCGGTACGACGTCGCTGGCGCTGATCGGCATCGCGCTGCTGTCGGTGGGGGTGCTGTTCAAAGTCGGTGCGGTGCCCTTCCATTCGTGGATCCCCGACGTCTACCAGGGCGCACCCACACCGATCACGGCGTTCATGGCGGCGGGCACCAAGATCGCGGCGTTCGGCGCGATGCTGCGCCTGTTCTACGTGGCGCTTCCGGAGCTGCGCGCCGACTGGCGGCCGGTGCTGTGGGCGATCGCGATCCTGACGATGGCGGTCGGCACCGTCACCGCGGTCAGCCAGAACGACGTCAAGCGGATGCTCGCCTATTCCGCGGTCGCGCACAGCGGATTCATCCTGACCGGCGTCATCGCCAGCAACGAGGCCGGGCTGTCGTCGACACTGTTCTACCTGTTCGCCTACGGGTTCTCCACCGTCGGAGCCTTCGCCGTAGTGAGCCTCGTGCGCGACGCCACCGGTGAGGAGGACACCGCGATGGCGCGGTGGGCGGGTCTGGGAAAGCGGTATCCGCTTGTCGGCGTGGTGTTCTCGCTGTTTCTGCTCGCGTTCGCGGGCATCCCGTTGACGAGCGGCTTCGTCAGCAAGTTCGCGGTCTTCAAGGCCGCCGGTGAGGGCGGCGCCATCCCGCTGGTCGTCGTCGGCGTGATCGCGAGCGCGATCGCGGCCTACTTCTACGTGCGCGTCATCGTGCTGATGTTCTTCACCGACCGGCCGGACGGCGCCCCCGTCGTCGTCGTCCCGAGTGCACTGACCACCGCGGTCGTCACCGTCACGGCGGCCGTCACGTTCGCTCTCGGCGCGCTGCCGCAGCCGCTGCTCGACCTCGCGAACTCGGCGAGCCGTTTCCTCTGA
- a CDS encoding NADH-quinone oxidoreductase subunit M: MVTSFPWLTVLWAVPMVGAVVVMLLPAAQRTLAKAVTLAVSVAVLAVAAVVAVGFDPAGEQYQFVESYRWIPSFGTGYILGVDGIALALVALTAVLVPLLILAGWNDARDQTSWGGRSTHIYFALTLAVEGMVLISLVSLDILLFYVFFEAMLIPMYFLIGGFGGAERSKAAVKFLLYNLFGGLIMLAAVIGLYVATARSDAFAEGTFDFRAIVAAVTGGQFTLNPVVMHLLFGGFMFAFAVKAPLWPLHRWLPDAAVEATPASAVLTMAIMDKVGTFGMIRYCLPLFGDSAAFFRPLIITLAVIGIVYGAIVAIGQTDVMRLIAYTSISHFGFIILGIFVMTSQGQAGSTLYMVNHGISTAALFLIAGFLVSRRGSRLISAYGGVQKVAPVLAGTFLVAGLATLSLPGLAPFISEFLVLIGTFTRFPVLGVVAASALVLSAIYILWMYQRMMTGPAPLELADGERRLRDLVPREIAVVAPLLVLLLVLGIYPKPALDVIDPAVSHTLTTINQTDPAPRVAEGPVR, translated from the coding sequence GTGGTGACATCGTTTCCGTGGCTGACGGTCCTGTGGGCCGTCCCGATGGTCGGTGCGGTGGTCGTGATGCTGCTGCCGGCCGCACAGCGCACCCTCGCCAAAGCGGTGACCCTGGCGGTGTCGGTGGCGGTGCTCGCTGTCGCCGCGGTCGTCGCGGTGGGGTTCGACCCCGCCGGTGAGCAATATCAGTTCGTCGAGTCCTACCGCTGGATCCCGTCTTTCGGCACCGGCTACATCCTCGGCGTGGACGGCATCGCCCTGGCGCTGGTCGCGCTGACAGCGGTGCTGGTGCCGCTGCTGATCCTCGCCGGATGGAACGACGCCCGCGATCAGACGAGCTGGGGCGGCCGCTCCACCCACATCTACTTCGCGCTGACGCTGGCCGTCGAGGGTATGGTGCTGATCTCGCTGGTGTCGCTCGACATCCTGCTGTTCTACGTGTTCTTCGAAGCCATGCTGATCCCGATGTACTTCCTGATCGGCGGGTTCGGCGGCGCCGAGCGCAGCAAGGCCGCGGTGAAGTTTCTCCTGTACAACCTCTTCGGCGGCCTGATCATGCTGGCCGCGGTCATCGGCCTGTACGTGGCCACCGCCCGCAGCGACGCGTTCGCCGAGGGCACGTTCGACTTCCGCGCGATCGTCGCGGCCGTGACCGGTGGCCAGTTCACGCTCAACCCGGTGGTGATGCACCTGCTGTTCGGCGGCTTCATGTTCGCGTTCGCGGTCAAGGCGCCGCTGTGGCCGCTGCACCGCTGGCTGCCCGACGCTGCGGTCGAAGCCACCCCCGCCAGCGCCGTGCTGACGATGGCGATCATGGACAAGGTCGGCACCTTCGGCATGATCCGTTACTGCCTGCCCCTGTTCGGCGACTCGGCCGCGTTCTTCCGGCCGCTCATCATCACCCTGGCCGTGATCGGGATCGTCTACGGCGCCATCGTCGCCATCGGGCAGACCGACGTCATGCGCCTGATCGCCTACACCTCGATCTCGCATTTCGGGTTCATCATCCTGGGCATCTTCGTGATGACGAGCCAGGGCCAGGCCGGCTCGACGCTGTACATGGTCAACCACGGCATCTCGACCGCGGCTCTGTTCCTGATCGCCGGATTCCTGGTGTCCCGCCGCGGTTCACGCCTCATCAGCGCCTACGGCGGCGTGCAGAAGGTCGCGCCGGTACTCGCCGGGACCTTCCTGGTCGCCGGTCTGGCCACCCTGTCGCTGCCGGGCCTCGCGCCGTTCATCAGTGAATTCCTGGTCCTGATCGGTACGTTCACGCGTTTCCCGGTGCTCGGTGTCGTCGCGGCCAGCGCGCTCGTGCTCTCGGCCATCTACATCCTGTGGATGTACCAACGGATGATGACCGGACCTGCTCCGCTGGAACTCGCCGACGGTGAGCGCCGACTGCGCGATCTGGTGCCCCGTGAGATCGCCGTGGTGGCACCGCTGCTCGTGCTGCTGCTGGTTCTCGGGATCTATCCCAAGCCCGCGCTCGACGTCATCGACCCCGCGGTGAGCCACACGTTGACGACGATCAACCAGACCGACCCGGCACCCCGGGTCGCGGAAGGCCCGGTGCGATGA
- the nuoL gene encoding NADH-quinone oxidoreductase subunit L: MTLPVWLLVALPLAGAAILLVTGRRADRWGHLLGTLAAVASFACAAALFVDMLGRDAEHRSTHESLFSWVPVGQLRVDFGLQLDQLSMCFALLITGVGSLIHIYSIGYMKEDEGRRRFFAYLNLFLAAMLLLVLADNYLGLYMGWEGVGLASYLLIGFWSYKPSAATAAKKAFVVNRVGDVGLAVALMIMFSTVGAVSFAGVFGAAPRLGDGVLTAIGLTLLLAACGKSAQVPLQSWLGDAMEGPTPVSALIHAATMVTAGVYLIVRSAPVFDLAPYAQTAVVIVGAVTLLFGAVIGCAKDDIKKALAASTMSQIGYMVLAAGLGPAGYAFAIMHLLTHGFFKAGLFLGAGSVMHAMNDEVDMRRYGGLRKALPITFVTFGLGYLAIIGVPPLAGFFSKDGIIEAALGSGGVKGVVLGGATILGAGITAFYMTRVMLMTFFGEKRWADRASRATGELHQSHPHEAPAVMTWPMILLAVGSVTAGGALAIGGTLQHWLEPVVGAHEAHHVMPAWVVTVIVLSVVAVGIAIAYRMYGARAVPAEVPAGSALTVAARSDLYGDAFNERVLMRPGWDVTRGLVEIDDEAVDGAAGALATAVGRMSSGLRQIQTGFARSYALSMLAGATLVVAMILAVNLW, from the coding sequence ATGACACTTCCCGTGTGGCTCCTGGTCGCGCTCCCCCTGGCGGGGGCGGCGATCCTGCTGGTGACCGGCCGCCGCGCCGATCGGTGGGGACACCTGCTGGGCACGCTGGCAGCGGTGGCCTCGTTCGCCTGTGCCGCAGCGCTGTTCGTCGACATGCTCGGCCGCGACGCCGAGCACCGGTCCACCCACGAGTCACTGTTCAGCTGGGTTCCCGTCGGGCAGCTGAGGGTCGATTTCGGCCTGCAACTCGATCAGCTGTCGATGTGCTTCGCGCTGCTGATCACCGGCGTCGGATCGTTGATCCACATCTACTCGATCGGCTACATGAAGGAGGACGAAGGTCGCAGAAGATTCTTCGCGTACCTGAACCTGTTCCTGGCCGCGATGTTGCTGCTCGTGCTCGCCGACAACTACCTCGGCCTGTACATGGGCTGGGAAGGCGTCGGTCTGGCGTCGTATCTGCTGATCGGATTCTGGTCGTACAAGCCCTCGGCGGCGACGGCGGCCAAGAAGGCCTTCGTCGTCAACCGCGTCGGCGACGTCGGGCTGGCCGTGGCACTGATGATCATGTTCTCCACGGTCGGCGCCGTCTCGTTCGCCGGGGTGTTCGGCGCGGCACCGCGCCTCGGCGACGGCGTGCTGACCGCGATCGGCCTGACGCTGCTGCTCGCCGCGTGCGGCAAGTCGGCGCAGGTTCCGCTGCAGTCGTGGCTCGGCGACGCGATGGAGGGCCCGACGCCGGTGTCGGCGCTGATCCACGCGGCCACCATGGTCACCGCCGGGGTGTACCTGATCGTGCGCTCGGCGCCGGTGTTCGATCTGGCGCCCTATGCCCAGACCGCGGTCGTCATCGTCGGGGCGGTCACGCTGCTGTTCGGCGCCGTGATCGGATGCGCGAAGGACGACATCAAGAAGGCACTGGCGGCCTCGACGATGAGCCAGATCGGTTACATGGTGCTGGCGGCCGGCCTGGGGCCGGCCGGGTACGCGTTCGCGATCATGCATCTGCTGACCCACGGTTTCTTCAAGGCGGGCCTGTTCCTCGGCGCCGGCTCGGTGATGCACGCGATGAACGACGAGGTCGACATGCGCCGCTACGGCGGGCTGCGCAAGGCGCTGCCGATCACGTTCGTGACGTTCGGGCTCGGGTACCTCGCGATCATCGGCGTTCCGCCGCTGGCCGGGTTCTTCTCCAAGGACGGCATCATCGAGGCCGCCCTCGGCTCGGGCGGGGTGAAGGGCGTCGTGCTCGGTGGCGCAACGATTCTCGGCGCGGGGATCACCGCGTTCTACATGACCCGGGTGATGCTGATGACGTTCTTCGGGGAGAAGCGCTGGGCTGACCGGGCGAGCAGAGCGACGGGGGAATTGCACCAGTCGCATCCGCACGAGGCGCCCGCGGTGATGACGTGGCCGATGATCCTGCTGGCCGTCGGCTCGGTGACCGCCGGCGGTGCACTCGCGATCGGCGGGACGCTGCAGCACTGGCTGGAACCGGTGGTGGGTGCACACGAAGCCCACCACGTCATGCCGGCGTGGGTGGTGACGGTCATCGTGTTGTCGGTCGTCGCGGTGGGTATCGCGATCGCCTACCGGATGTACGGTGCCCGCGCGGTACCTGCCGAGGTGCCGGCCGGTTCGGCGCTCACCGTCGCCGCGCGCAGCGACCTGTACGGTGACGCGTTCAACGAGAGGGTGCTGATGCGGCCCGGTTGGGACGTCACCCGCGGACTGGTCGAGATCGACGACGAGGCGGTCGACGGCGCAGCCGGCGCCCTGGCCACCGCGGTGGGCCGCATGTCGAGCGGATTGCGGCAGATTCAAACGGGATTCGCGCGGTCCTACGCGTTGTCGATGCTGGCCGGCGCGACGCTCGTCGTCGCGATGATCCTGGCGGTGAACCTGTGGTGA
- the nuoK gene encoding NADH-quinone oxidoreductase subunit NuoK, which yields MNPDNYLYLSALLFTIGAAGVLLRRNAIVMFMCVELMLNAANLAFVAFSRMHGHLDGQVVAFFTMVVAACEVVVGLAIIMTIFRTRRSASVDAANLLKH from the coding sequence GTGAATCCGGACAACTACCTGTACCTGTCCGCGCTGCTGTTCACCATCGGCGCCGCCGGAGTTCTGCTGCGGCGCAACGCAATCGTCATGTTCATGTGCGTCGAGTTGATGCTCAACGCGGCCAACCTGGCGTTCGTCGCGTTCTCCCGGATGCACGGCCATCTCGACGGCCAGGTCGTCGCGTTCTTCACGATGGTCGTGGCCGCGTGCGAGGTCGTCGTGGGTCTGGCGATCATCATGACCATCTTCCGGACCCGGCGCTCCGCCAGCGTCGACGCGGCCAACCTGCTGAAGCACTAG
- a CDS encoding NADH-quinone oxidoreductase subunit J, whose protein sequence is MTETIVFWVLAVLAVIGALGVVTAPKAVYSAMSLALTMIALAVLYIVQDAPFLGVVQVVVYTGAVMMLFLFVLMLIGVDSSESLVETLRGQRVAAIVIGVGFGVLLIAGIGTVSAGASAGLTQANSNGNVEGLAALIFTKYLWAFELTGALLITAALGAMVLAHRERFDRRKTQRELAVERFAPGGHPTTLPNPGVYARHNAVDVPARLPDGSGSELSVSAILQLRPVPDGATSHESQNGEQR, encoded by the coding sequence ATGACGGAGACCATCGTGTTCTGGGTGCTCGCGGTGCTAGCGGTGATCGGTGCGCTGGGCGTGGTCACCGCTCCGAAGGCGGTCTACTCGGCAATGTCGTTGGCGCTGACGATGATCGCGCTGGCCGTGCTCTACATCGTCCAGGACGCGCCGTTCCTCGGCGTCGTGCAGGTCGTGGTCTACACCGGCGCAGTGATGATGCTCTTCCTGTTCGTGCTGATGCTGATCGGCGTCGACTCCTCGGAGTCCCTCGTCGAGACGCTGCGCGGTCAGCGCGTCGCCGCGATCGTGATCGGCGTCGGGTTCGGCGTGCTGCTGATCGCCGGCATCGGCACCGTCTCGGCCGGCGCCTCCGCCGGGCTGACGCAGGCCAACAGCAACGGCAACGTCGAAGGGTTGGCGGCGCTGATCTTCACCAAGTACCTGTGGGCGTTCGAGCTCACCGGCGCCCTGCTCATCACCGCGGCACTGGGCGCGATGGTGCTGGCGCACCGCGAGCGGTTCGACCGTCGCAAAACTCAGCGCGAACTGGCCGTCGAGCGGTTCGCGCCCGGCGGGCACCCCACCACCCTGCCGAACCCGGGCGTCTACGCCCGCCACAACGCGGTCGACGTCCCTGCGCGGTTGCCGGACGGATCCGGCTCCGAACTGTCGGTCAGCGCCATCCTGCAGCTGCGTCCCGTCCCCGACGGGGCGACCTCGCACGAGAGCCAGAACGGGGAGCAACGGTGA
- the nuoI gene encoding NADH-quinone oxidoreductase subunit NuoI has protein sequence MPKIFEAIAGFGVTFGSMFKKPVTEEYPEKPGPVAPRYHGRHQLNRYPDGLEKCIGCELCAWACPADAIYVEGADNTDDERYSPGERYGRVYQINYLRCIGCGLCIEACPTRALTMTNDYEMADDNRSDLIYGKDKLLAPLAPGMEAPPHAMAPGATDDDYYLGRIAPVSEDSAR, from the coding sequence ATGCCTAAGATCTTCGAGGCGATCGCCGGATTCGGCGTCACCTTCGGCTCGATGTTCAAGAAGCCGGTCACCGAGGAGTATCCGGAGAAGCCCGGTCCGGTCGCGCCCCGCTACCACGGCCGCCACCAGCTCAACCGGTATCCCGACGGCCTCGAGAAGTGCATCGGCTGCGAGCTGTGCGCCTGGGCCTGCCCCGCCGACGCGATCTACGTCGAGGGCGCCGACAACACCGACGACGAGCGGTACTCCCCCGGTGAGCGATACGGGCGCGTCTACCAGATCAACTACCTGCGCTGCATCGGATGCGGCCTGTGTATCGAGGCCTGTCCCACCCGCGCGCTGACGATGACCAACGACTACGAGATGGCCGACGACAACCGGTCCGATCTCATCTACGGCAAGGACAAGCTGCTCGCGCCGCTGGCGCCCGGCATGGAGGCGCCACCGCACGCCATGGCCCCGGGCGCCACCGACGACGACTACTACCTCGGCAGGATCGCGCCGGTGTCCGAGGACTCCGCCCGATGA
- the nuoH gene encoding NADH-quinone oxidoreductase subunit NuoH, with the protein MTHPDPTLFGHDPWWLMLAKALGIFAFLVLTVLTAILLERKILGRMQLRFGPNRVGPRGLLQSLADGVKLALKEGLIPAGVDKWIYLAAPVISVIPAFMAFAVIPMGGQVSVFGHRTALQLTDLPVAVLYILAVTSIGVYGIVLAGWASGSVYPLLGGLRSSAQVISYEIAMALSFAAVFVYAGTMSTSGIVAAQTDTWYVFLLLPSFLVYLTAMVGETNRAPFDLPEAEGELVGGFHTEYSSLKFAMFMLAEYVNMTTVSALATTLFLGGWHAPWPISVWDGANTGWWPLLWFTAKVWMFLFVFMWLRATLPRLRYDQFMGLGWKILIPVSLAWIVVVAVTRTMRNEGYQVWATALIGAAMVVAVLLALIGGRALRGRAIRRAPAPPVHPEGAFPVPPLPAKERADA; encoded by the coding sequence GTGACCCATCCCGACCCGACGCTGTTCGGACACGACCCGTGGTGGCTGATGCTCGCCAAGGCCCTCGGCATCTTCGCGTTCCTGGTCCTGACGGTGCTGACGGCGATCCTGCTCGAGCGGAAGATCCTCGGCCGCATGCAGCTGCGCTTCGGGCCGAACCGGGTCGGCCCGCGCGGCCTGCTGCAGTCCCTGGCCGACGGCGTCAAGCTCGCCCTCAAGGAGGGTCTGATCCCGGCGGGCGTCGACAAGTGGATCTACCTTGCCGCACCGGTCATCTCGGTGATCCCGGCGTTCATGGCGTTCGCCGTCATCCCGATGGGCGGGCAGGTGTCGGTGTTCGGTCACCGCACCGCGTTGCAGCTGACCGACCTGCCGGTCGCGGTCCTCTACATCCTGGCGGTCACCTCCATCGGGGTGTACGGCATCGTGCTGGCCGGGTGGGCGTCGGGATCGGTCTATCCCCTGCTGGGCGGACTGCGCTCGTCGGCACAGGTGATCTCCTACGAGATCGCGATGGCGCTGTCGTTCGCCGCGGTGTTCGTCTACGCGGGCACGATGTCGACGTCGGGGATCGTGGCCGCGCAGACGGACACCTGGTACGTCTTCCTGCTTCTGCCCTCGTTCCTGGTGTACCTGACGGCCATGGTGGGTGAGACCAACCGCGCTCCGTTCGACCTGCCCGAGGCCGAGGGTGAACTGGTGGGCGGGTTCCACACCGAGTATTCGTCGCTGAAGTTCGCGATGTTCATGCTCGCCGAGTACGTCAACATGACGACGGTGTCGGCGCTGGCGACCACGCTGTTCCTCGGGGGCTGGCACGCGCCGTGGCCCATCAGTGTCTGGGACGGCGCCAACACCGGCTGGTGGCCGCTGCTGTGGTTCACGGCCAAGGTGTGGATGTTCCTCTTCGTGTTCATGTGGCTGCGCGCAACGCTGCCGCGGCTGCGCTACGACCAGTTCATGGGACTCGGGTGGAAGATCCTGATCCCGGTGTCGCTCGCGTGGATCGTCGTCGTCGCGGTCACCCGCACGATGCGCAACGAGGGCTACCAGGTGTGGGCCACCGCGCTGATCGGCGCGGCCATGGTCGTCGCCGTCCTGCTCGCCCTGATCGGAGGGCGAGCGCTGCGCGGCAGGGCGATCCGCCGCGCCCCCGCACCACCCGTTCACCCGGAGGGCGCCTTCCCGGTGCCACCGCTGCCGGCGAAGGAGCGTGCAGATGCCTAA
- a CDS encoding NADH-quinone oxidoreductase subunit G, whose amino-acid sequence MTLAENSHDAPPVEMVTLTIDGTEVSVPKGTLLIRAAELIGVQIPRFCDHPLLDPVGACRQCLVEVEGQRKPLASCTTTVTPDMVVRTQFTSEAADKAQHGVMEFLLINHPLDCPICDKGGECPLQNQAMSNGRAETRFDDVKRTFPKPIAISSQVLLDRERCVLCARCTRFSDQIAGDRFIDLLERGALQQVGIAPGEPFQSYFSGNTVQICPVGALTGTAYRFRARPFDLVSSPSVCEHCASGCAQRTDHRRGRVLRRLAGDDPEVNEEWNCDKGRWAFTYATVGDRITTPLLREHDGSLRPASWSEALGVAAAGLAAAAGNAGVLVGGRVTAEDAYAYAKFARIVLSTNDIDFRARAHSAEEAQFLAAQVAGRPMSVTYSDLEQAPVVLLAGFEPEEESPIVFLRLRKAVRRRGLRVMAIAPLAGRGLGKLSGELIRAVPGGEAAALDGLAGNELLRMPGSLILVGERLATSPGALSAAGRLAEATGARLAWVPRRAGERGAVEAGALPNLLPGGRPVEDEAAREQTARAWHVDTLPHTAGRDLDGIVAAARQGLLGALLIGGVELADLPDPAAALAAIDATPLVVSLELRRSAVTERADVVFPVAPVVEKSGSFVNWEGRLRPFEPSLRTNAVPDLRVLNFLADEIGVDLGLPTPAAAADERARLGLWAGRRPPAPEVAPAPQQPAEAGHAVLAGWRMLLDRGRLQDGEPHLAGTARTPVVRLSAGTAAGIGVGDGEMVSVRTDRGVITLPLDVTEMDDGVVWLPLNSPGSAVYSTLGVTTGAVVSIGRTETRGNGQVAP is encoded by the coding sequence ATGACCCTGGCGGAGAACAGTCACGACGCGCCACCGGTCGAGATGGTGACGCTGACGATCGACGGCACCGAGGTCAGCGTGCCCAAGGGCACGTTGCTGATTCGCGCGGCGGAGCTGATCGGCGTCCAGATCCCGCGATTCTGTGACCACCCGCTGCTCGACCCCGTGGGAGCGTGCCGGCAGTGCCTGGTCGAGGTCGAGGGGCAGCGAAAGCCGTTGGCGTCGTGCACGACAACGGTGACTCCGGACATGGTGGTGCGCACGCAGTTCACCTCGGAGGCCGCGGACAAAGCCCAGCACGGCGTGATGGAATTCCTGCTCATCAACCATCCGCTGGACTGCCCGATCTGCGACAAGGGCGGCGAGTGCCCACTGCAGAACCAGGCGATGTCCAACGGCCGGGCCGAGACCCGCTTCGACGACGTCAAACGCACGTTCCCGAAGCCGATAGCGATCTCCTCTCAGGTGCTGCTGGACCGTGAACGCTGCGTGCTCTGTGCCCGCTGCACCCGCTTCTCCGACCAGATCGCCGGTGACCGTTTCATCGACCTGCTGGAACGCGGTGCCCTCCAACAGGTCGGGATCGCACCCGGCGAGCCGTTCCAGTCCTACTTCTCGGGCAACACCGTGCAGATCTGTCCCGTCGGCGCGCTGACGGGAACCGCATACCGGTTCCGGGCGCGCCCCTTCGACCTGGTGTCGAGCCCGAGCGTCTGCGAGCACTGCGCATCCGGATGCGCGCAGCGCACCGACCACCGGCGCGGCCGGGTGCTCCGCCGGCTGGCCGGCGACGACCCGGAGGTCAACGAGGAGTGGAACTGCGACAAGGGCCGGTGGGCCTTCACCTACGCGACCGTCGGCGACCGGATCACCACCCCGCTGCTGCGAGAGCACGACGGCTCGCTGCGCCCGGCGTCCTGGTCGGAGGCGCTGGGAGTGGCCGCGGCCGGACTGGCGGCCGCAGCCGGCAACGCCGGCGTGCTGGTCGGTGGCCGGGTCACCGCCGAGGACGCGTACGCCTACGCGAAGTTCGCTCGAATCGTGCTGAGCACCAACGACATAGATTTCCGCGCCCGCGCGCACAGCGCCGAGGAGGCGCAGTTCCTGGCCGCGCAGGTCGCCGGCCGCCCGATGTCGGTCACCTACTCGGATCTCGAGCAGGCGCCCGTCGTGCTGCTGGCGGGTTTCGAACCCGAGGAGGAGTCGCCCATCGTCTTCCTGCGCTTGCGCAAGGCGGTACGGCGCCGCGGCCTGCGGGTGATGGCGATCGCGCCACTGGCCGGTCGCGGGCTCGGCAAGCTGTCGGGAGAGTTGATCCGTGCGGTCCCCGGCGGCGAGGCGGCCGCACTGGATGGCCTGGCCGGCAACGAACTTCTGAGGATGCCGGGATCGCTGATCCTCGTCGGTGAGCGTCTCGCCACCTCGCCCGGGGCGCTGTCGGCCGCGGGCCGTCTCGCCGAGGCCACCGGAGCGCGGCTGGCCTGGGTGCCCCGCCGCGCCGGTGAGCGGGGCGCGGTCGAAGCGGGAGCCCTGCCGAATCTGTTGCCCGGCGGCCGGCCCGTCGAGGACGAGGCGGCCCGCGAGCAGACCGCCCGCGCATGGCATGTGGATACGTTGCCGCACACCGCCGGTCGCGACCTCGACGGCATCGTCGCCGCCGCACGGCAGGGGCTCCTGGGGGCGCTGCTGATCGGCGGGGTCGAACTCGCCGACCTGCCGGATCCGGCGGCCGCGCTGGCAGCCATCGACGCGACGCCGTTGGTGGTCAGCCTCGAACTCCGGCGCAGCGCAGTGACCGAGCGCGCCGACGTCGTCTTCCCGGTCGCACCGGTGGTGGAGAAGTCGGGCTCGTTCGTCAACTGGGAGGGCCGTCTCCGGCCGTTCGAGCCGTCGCTGCGCACCAACGCCGTCCCGGACCTGAGGGTGCTGAACTTCCTGGCCGACGAGATCGGAGTCGACCTCGGCCTGCCCACACCCGCCGCGGCGGCCGACGAACGGGCTCGCCTCGGGCTGTGGGCGGGTCGGCGACCCCCGGCTCCCGAGGTGGCGCCCGCACCGCAGCAGCCCGCGGAGGCCGGCCACGCCGTGCTGGCGGGCTGGCGCATGCTGCTCGACCGCGGCCGGCTGCAGGACGGGGAACCGCACCTGGCGGGCACCGCGCGTACGCCGGTGGTCCGTCTGTCGGCAGGCACCGCCGCCGGGATCGGGGTGGGAGACGGTGAGATGGTGTCGGTGCGCACCGACCGCGGCGTGATCACCCTTCCGCTGGACGTGACCGAGATGGACGACGGCGTGGTGTGGCTGCCACTGAATTCGCCTGGCAGCGCCGTGTACTCGACACTGGGCGTCACGACGGGCGCCGTGGTGTCGATCGGGCGCACCGAAACCCGCGGTAACGGGCAGGTGGCGCCGTGA